The Aspergillus nidulans FGSC A4 chromosome VIII genome contains the following window.
ATGCCGTGACAACATTCCGCAAACATAGCACCGAGTTCGTCCACAAATGTCGCGAGCAGAAATGGATTCCTCGCGATTTTAAGTACGTGGAAggcgggaaggaagaggagcgtCGGGAAGTCGAGCGGGTAGGCGGCGACGAGCGTAAGCTGTGGGGTGAGACACTGCGACTGGGGCGGACTTCATGGAGCGAGGCAGTCATGGTATGGGTGCATGTTCTCGTCCTCCGCGTATTTGTCGAGACCGTACTCCGCTACGGCCTCCCGCTGGACTTTGTCTGCACGCTTATCAAGGTAGGTACCACAATATGCTCGAAGAGTCAAGACTAATTCCTGGCAGACACCAAGCTCAAAACACGCTGAtaaagcaaagaagaaccTTGACGAGAAATACTCATACCTAGCCGGGAATGCATTCGGACGGGACAAGAAGGGCCGGGTCAAGAAGGATGACCCCAATGAGATGCATGGCATTGAaggtggtggtgctgacTACACGGCCTATGTGTATTACGATTTTGAATTCATTTAAACCGGCCGGGTTATTTTGTCTATATTCGACCTGGTTGGCTACAGAACTGCATGTTAGTAGCGTACATATACCGTATACTGAAGCTTCAATTGAGCAAATGTCGCGTCACCCCTTTGCAGCCAGCTATGATCTTGGCAAGATTCCCTTTAAATTAAGAGTATAATCCGTACGGAGTAACTAATTAATGATCGCCACCTTCGCGTGGGATGAGAACAACCTTGAAAGTCTTGGACTCCGCCCCGAAGTCGGTGACAACCCCCGCGGTTTCAGGAGCCCCGCCAAACCCATTTTTATTACGCGGCAGTCTATCTCCTCTTCCTATTacttttctctccttcaacttcccTTTATCACATCAATTTCCCTGAGACCCAGTACCAGGTCACATAGCTGAATTCTCCAAAATGGCCACGTAGGATCCCCATCCTCTTACACAATCCACCGTTAAACTAATCAAGCCCCCATTTATAGAAACATCACCCACCACGCCGGCATCACGCGCAATGAGCGCAACCAGCTCCGCAAGCAGAAAGGCCTCACAATATGGCTGACCggcctctccgcctccggcAAGTCTACCATTGCcgttgagctggagcaccagcttctccagcgcggTCTGCACGCCTACCGCCTCGACGGCGACAACGTGCGCTTCGGCCTGAACAAAGATCTCGGTTTCTCCGACGCTGATCGCAATGAGAACATCCGGCGCATTGCAGAAGTCGCGAAGCTCTTCGCTGACAGTTCCTCAATCGCCATCACGAGTTTCATCTCTCCTTTCCGGGCTGACCGTGATACCGCGCGGAAACTGCACGAGGTCCCTACGCCGAATGATAGCACTGGTTTGCCATTTGTCGAGGTATTCGTTGATGTGCCGATTGAGGTTGCTGAGAAGAGAGATCCCAAGGGGTTGTACAAGAAGGCCCGTGAGGGAATCATCAAGGAGTTCACGGGTATTAGCAGTCCGTATGAGGCGCCTGAAAACCCGGAGGTTCATGTGAAGAATGTGGATCTACCGATTCAGGAGGCTGTCAAGCAGATTATTGACTACTTGGATAGCAAGAAGTTGCTTGATGCTTAGGGGAGAGGTGCGCGTGAGGTTCTGTTACGGGTGCGTGGATTAGTGAAGTACGTCCGATACATAGACATGCGTGCATATAGATGCTCTTTATCaattatatacccatgtCTGTACATACGAGCGAGTTACTTGGCTCCGGCTTGGATCGCGTGGTGTCCGTAGAGCCAGTGTTTTAAGTCCAACTGAAGGATTCTAGATCTAAGTTTATATGCTGTACAGTATATCTCTAGTCTACAACAATCTAAACCTCTACTCCTTCGCAAGAGCAATGACTTTCTTCGCTGCATCTTCAAAGCTATCAAAGGCATGCAGCGGAAGCCCACTTTCAGCGATCTGTTCGGCAAGCCTGGTCAGCACCCCAATCACCATCCCCAAACAAACCAGAAGCAGTTGAAGGATTAAAAGAAAGGTACATACCATCTGCTGCCCACTCTCCTCATTAGTCCCCCTCAgcctcacaacaactggcACACTCATTTGCATATCCCTGAAAGCAAGTATGATCCCCTCAGCAATCATATCGCACCTCGTCAAGCCGCCGAAGATATTCACGAAGATGGCCTTTACGCGCGGATCTGAGGTGATAATTCGGAAGGAGGATTTCACCGTCTCGGAGGTAGCTTTGCCACCTGTGTCGAGGAAGTTGGCGCATGAGCCGCCGTGGTGTGTAAGGGCGTCAACGGTGTTCATTGCTAGGCCGGCGCCATTTACTGCCAGGATTTGTTAGGTGCTGGCTCTTGAATGGCGAGCGGGCAGTTTGTCTTACCTAGGGTACCGATGCTCCCTTTTCCGTTGAGTCTATGACGGGTTAGGCCAAGGGATGAGTGGCTTGATGGGGAATATAGATAAGGCGTACTTGACGTAGACAATTCCATCTTTTTCAGCTTCTACCTCTTCAGGCACTTCCTCCTTGACATCTCTAAGCGCATGGATTTCCTCTTGCCGACCTGAGCTTCGGAACGCAGCGTCGTCAAATCCAAATCTCGCGCCGCGTACCTCGAAGCCCCCCTCAGCAGAGTAATTCGCTCGGACCTCTAAGACAAAGGCCTCCCTCTGCTTGAAGATCTGCCAAAGCGCTTGAACAATTCCAGCGAGCTTGCCGTGTGCTGAGGTTGGAAGACTCAGCTGAGTTGCTGCGGTTGTGATGATAGAGTCCGAAGCCTCAAATTTTTCTTTAATGTAAGGGAAGGGAAGACGGGCGGAGTTGCTGGGTTCGAAGCCAGGAGATGTTGAGGTGATAAGTGCGGGGGAGAGTGCGGTCCTGTCGATTGTGAGGGAGATATGAACGTCTGAAGCTGATACGGAGGTTTCATTGACTTGGATGCCGGCTTTTTTGAGCATGTCGAGGGCTTGGAATTGCTTGATGTATAGGGTTCGAGATTGGCATTTTTGGAGGGTCTGTTGACGTCTTGGGATAACTCGTCTCATTGTGTGCAGGCTCCTTTTCTGGCCTCCGAAGGTGGACTGCGTCGTAAGCTTCTACATATCCTGAGGTAGTTAGAAGATACCTACGGCAGAGCTTGAAGTACTGCGCCTGTTCGTGAGAAGGGCCTTCATCCCCTTCCCAAATTTCTCTGGATGGTTGACCATGACCGCGCCAGCGCGCTCAAGGGCTCTATACTTCTCCTCTGGCCCGGGCTCACCAGGTGCCGTCCAGGCTCCTGCGTGGCCCATTATTCGTCCCGGAGGGGCTTGTCGGCCGCCAACTAGAGCCATAATCGGTCTTTCCTGTCAGTCCTGTGGAGTGTAGCAGAGCGAAGCACATACTTGGGGCTCGTAGTCCTGCGACGGTAATCTCTAATCCACTCCGCCGCATCCATTTCGGCCGTTCCCCCAATCTCACCAACCAAGATAATTCCTTCTGTATCAGGGTCGTTTTCAAAGATCTTTAAAGCATCGACAAAGTTCGTCCCCGCGAGCGGGTCCCCACCCATACTGATACAGAGGCTCTGACCCAGCCCCGCACGAGTAGTAGAGGCAACAGTCTCGTAACTCAAAGTACCTGACTTCGCGACTATACCTATCTTACCTGGGGCAAAGCAGGGCAGCGGTTGGAATCCGATGCGGCATTTCCCAATCGCAGAGATTATCCCGGGACAATTAGCCCCGACGAGTCTGGTTTTGGACTGGGTTTTGAGTATGGAGTGGACCTGTCAACTGTAAGCACATACCCAACCTATTTCATGGAGAAACCGTACGTACCCTAAGAATATCATGGAGCGGGACGTGCTCTGCCACTGCAACAACAAGAGGGATCTCGGCTTCAATTGCTTCCTCAATCGCCTTTGCCGTCTGACTTCCTGGCACATAAATTGCGGAGGCATCCGGCtttgcttgcgcttgggCCTATCACAGTATCAGTAATGGACTCGGGAACAAAGCAATGGATTCGTACCGCCTTGACAGATGGGAAGACTGGCAGTCCCAGGTGTTCCCCTTCCACACCAGGCTTTACACCACCGACGATCTTCGTTCCCCATTCCAATGACTCTTTCACGTTCGCCGTAGCCTAGCTGGTCAGTCTCCATTGTTGTAACTTCGACTCGAGCCTACCTGTCTGCCTGCAATGCTTGTTAGCGAGATAGTGATATACCCATGGGTTGATTTACCTGTAAATCCCTGGAACAGAACTCTGGTATGCGCGCCAATCTTGAGGTTTGGGAGCGTATCCGCATAGTCGCTCTTACATGATGAGCGGGAAAAGTGCTTAATATGGTGTAATGAGGCTCGCAAAAGCGGCGTCTTGTGCGCCCGCAGCGTCAACGAGCACAATCCAGGCATCACGAGTGGGCAATTAAAGTATAGCACTCGAAGTCAACCGTTATCAAACCAAAAGTCTATCGTTCATAAATAATATAACACATAGTAGAGTAAGAGATTGAGCTACAACAAAGGACAGTAGTTGGAGAAACAACCTCGGGAAATCTGGGGTCTCTACTAGTTTCCCAAAACAACGCTCCGCGCCGGTCTCGGACTCCCCGCCTACCATTCCTAGCGGGCATGATTATGGGAGCCCAAGGGCATATAGTACAGTAACGATTGGCTTTCTCGGGAACAGAGGGAGCTATTCACGGTCCCCCGGGAAGGCATATTGATGGCCCTGCGCACGCAGTATGCATAATTTGCACGCAAAAGGTTGCCCAGAATTTTAGCCAAATAGCCGTCTGCATATAGCCGTTTAAAATGGGGGGAATATGGGGTTCTTGGTAGTGTCAAACCCTAGAAGCACGAATATTAGCATAATAAAGTATGAGAAGAACTCTGTCCCGCATACCTCAGAGTGATATCAAGCTGTACGCAATCAACCCCAGATTCACCTGGACATACTGTAACATGCACATTCACACAACATGCGGCCTCTGGGTCTTTCCATTATTCTTCAGTCGATCTCCGCCGGCGTCGATCGTTTTGCTCAGCGTTCCAGCGGCTTCGTAGCTTCCAATCACGAAGCTCTGCCGCATTTTGatttcccctcccctcatCTCGATCACGAGACCCAACCAGAGTTGAGAATCCCAAACACGGCGGGGTTTGTGTTGAAACGTTAGGTTACTTAGGTAGCCGCCGCACCCCAGACTGACGCCATACATTATCGCACATCAACTATTAATAACTGCAACCACTTTTTCGACTCGGTCCAGACACATCTAGAGGTGTTATATAAAAGTTCAGGCGTGGAGATGGCCAGCAAGGCTGCTAAGTCTCCCGCTGTTGCAAAGGGtttgtctttcttgttttcttaGTTCCAAGTtctctcgctctcgtccttttGCTAGCTCTGCTTTGACAtccgaagctgaagctcgtccTGCTTGCACTTAAACCACGCCAGTGCTCTCCGGAGACCCGTTACTAACGCCAGCCCAAATGTCCACAGTCGCAGCAACATCCccgacaacagcaacagcaacatccgAGCTCCAGTCCTCTCTCCGCGAACTCCACATTGGCGAAAAGACTTCTTCCATAACCGACATCGCGCGGCCGAAACTTACAGCTACCACCGCCCTCCCGGctaagaaaaagaaagcgcCTGTCGTCGCCGATTCCTGGGAAGATGAACTCGAGCTGTCAGATCAAGATACAGACAAAGGTGGTGCAGGGCTCGAAGACGAGCTAGGTTCACCAAATGTCGCTACAAGCCTGGCCACCTCTCCCGCGGTAGCAGAGGGGCCCCTTGACCCCCCACCCACGCCAATCTCCCCGCAAACATCTCAGCCGTGGATTGCTAATGCCGTGGCGACAGCGACGGCGGGCGGATGTGGGCCAGATTCTACGTCTCGATCCAAACCTTCGTCGGGTTCGACATCTGCACGAGACCCAAATCGGCGGCCAGAGAAGCAGACTGCTGTTGCAGGGAGGTTGATTGCAGGCGCGTTGGGCATTCGAGCGCCCAAGAGGACGGAGGAACAGCGAGCTTACGACCGGGCCGTAAAGGAGCAGGAGATTAGACGAAGGAAtagggagagggaggaggcAGCCAAGGctaaggaggaagaggagaaggcgaaggccGCTATTTGGGGCGCTTGATTAATATCTCTGccatttcttttgtttttatGGGATTCTCTTTCACTCTTAAACGTTCTTTCATGCCTGACCCCCCTCCTAATTCCGGTAGAGTTTATACGGAGTTGACTGTCTTTGTGAGGAATATTTATCCCGGGTGAGAGTTTAAGCCGGAATAAAACTCATGTATATTAATATAGGCAGGGCAATAGATTATGTTGCGCTTAGGATATTTCATAAGGGATGACAAAAGGGACTAACATATGATACCTCCTAACAAGGAAGATGGCAGAAGCGGCAGCAATATAATATGCAGACAAGCTGCCACCTGCCATTTATCTCAACCCATTCGTGACACTCCTCGCAACATAGAAAGCCTGCCCAGTCAGGTTTATTGCCAACTCAATCACCCATGCGCCAGAAAAAGGACACCGACAAAGATTTCGCGGGAAGGACAGGAGGGAAACCGGACTCTGGTGGATTAGAGACCACCGCCGATTTGCTCCTGGTGAACTTCAAGGGTATCACCATCGGCCATGTCGAGCTAGGGTGTAGACAAGCATGTTAGCAGAATTAACCAAATAGTAAATTTTGATTTGAGTCCAAGGAAATGAGTATACGGAAGATCAATACAAGACGTACCGTGTCTGGTGTATCTTCTGGGCGTACGCGCGTTCCATCGAAAAGGAAACGAACTGTTGACGGCTGTTTCCCTTGACGGTCACAGAATGCATCCATGAGCTTTTTCAGGGTAGTTGTTCGCTTAATCTTGAAAAAAACCTCGTTGTTGTTGTCGGTGACCTTGATATTCAGATGTTCaacaggcgcaggcgccTCAGGAGTGGGAGCAGATGGATCAGACATTGTTGAAACTATTTGGGAGTTATCGAAATACTAGGTAAAAAGCTGTAGTGCGGGAAGCCTGCGAGCGAGCGTTGCGTTAGTATATTCTTGATTGATCAAGTGTGTGTTGCGATCTTGCGATAATGCGGGGTAGAAGGAACTGGGCGCGGATAGAAGAAGGCGAGCTTACATAACGTTGAGACGTCGGAGGTGAGAGTTGGGCGTCAAAAATGACGTTGTACTAAAGAACAGACCGCGCAGAGAGCAAGTCGGAAGATGTTGGGTTGATAATGAGTTGCAGTAGGAGGCGACAAGAAGGTGATCGAAGCCCCCACCAGTGAAGAACCGCGGAGAATCTATTTTGCGGCGCAATTCTCAAGCGGTGGAAGGGGAGTATGAAGTCAGTCAATTCATTCTTGATTGACGTTCCCAACCAACCGTCTGTTGTTCCGGGACTACTTCCGTTTATTAGTTGTGTTTCTCAGAAGACGCTCTGTATATTGCTCTCAACTTTCAAGTACAATTTGCTCCTGAGTATCCAAGCGAATTACATCATGGTGAGCAGATATATATGTACCTAGATTGAAAGAGAATTTGGGAGATAACGCGTTCCAGGGTGGACTGAAAGAGGACATAGCGTTCGATCCTCCATGCCATCCACGAGCAGTACAGTCTCACACCCTTTGATTTTTCAATCAGTGCTGACATGCCTAGTGCGCCATTCAAGGTAGACTCCCGAACCATGGACACATTGAGCCAAGCAGGCATTGACGGTAGCAGCATGCTTGACCAAAAACTCCTATCAAGAGGAAAGGTGCCAGGCTCAAATCAATGCCTTGTATGAATGCTGCAGTGCTTTCtacaaagaaaaaggagacGACGCGAAAACTCCTAGCTGCCCGAAACCGAATCTCCTAAAACTCCGGATGAAGCAGCGCGAACAGGAAGCTTCATAACCCTCCTAAAAACCATTTTGCTGCTGTCCAGATAACGGCAATGCCCGTTATTCGAGCTGCTGTATATACCGAAGTTAAAATCCACCGGCATAGTTGAAAGCGGTGAATGTGCTGTAACAATTCCTTTGCAGTCTGAGCTCCCATGTAAGTTAAGAGCTAGACTAGTTGTAAGAACTGCTGGATTGTTCTAAGACAATCTTGAGCACGCGAGAG
Protein-coding sequences here:
- a CDS encoding adenylyl-sulfate kinase sD (transcript_id=CADANIAT00001431) — encoded protein: MATNITHHAGITRNERNQLRKQKGLTIWLTGLSASGKSTIAVELEHQLLQRGLHAYRLDGDNVRFGLNKDLGFSDADRNENIRRIAEVAKLFADSSSIAITSFISPFRADRDTARKLHEVPTPNDSTGLPFVEVFVDVPIEVAEKRDPKGLYKKAREGIIKEFTGISSPYEAPENPEVHVKNVDLPIQEAVKQIIDYLDSKKLLDA
- a CDS encoding putative succinyl-CoA synthetase subunit alpha (transcript_id=CADANIAT00001432) — its product is MPGLCSLTLRAHKTPLLRASLHHIKHFSRSSCKSDYADTLPNLKIGAHTRVLFQGFTGKSTHGYITISLTSIAGRQATANVKESLEWGTKIVGGVKPGVEGEHLGLPVFPSVKAAQAQAKPDASAIYVPGSQTAKAIEEAIEAEIPLVVAVAEHVPLHDILRVHSILKTQSKTRLVGANCPGIISAIGKCRIGFQPLPCFAPGKIGIVAKSGTLSYETVASTTRAGLGQSLCISMGGDPLAGTNFVDALKIFENDPDTEGIILVGEIGGTAEMDAAEWIRDYRRRTTSPKPIMALVGGRQAPPGRIMGHAGAWTAPGEPGPEEKYRALERAGAVMVNHPEKFGKGMKALLTNRRSTSSSAKLTTQSTFGGQKRSLHTMRRVIPRRQQTLQKCQSRTLYIKQFQALDMLKKAGIQVNETSVSASDVHISLTIDRTALSPALITSTSPGFEPSNSARLPFPYIKEKFEASDSIITTAATQLSLPTSAHGKLAGIVQALWQIFKQREAFVLEVRANYSAEGGFEVRGARFGFDDAAFRSSGRQEEIHALRDVKEEVPEEVEAEKDGIVYVKLNGKGSIGTLVNGAGLAMNTVDALTHHGGSCANFLDTGGKATSETVKSSFRIITSDPRVKAIFVNIFGGLTRCDMIAEGIILAFRDMQMSVPVVVRLRGTNEESGQQMIAESGLPLHAFDSFEDAAKKVIALAKE
- a CDS encoding uncharacterized protein (transcript_id=CADANIAT00001433) — encoded protein: MASKAAKSPAVAKVAATSPTTATATSELQSSLRELHIGEKTSSITDIARPKLTATTALPAKKKKAPVVADSWEDELELSDQDTDKGGAGLEDELGSPNVATSLATSPAVAEGPLDPPPTPISPQTSQPWIANAVATATAGGCGPDSTSRSKPSSGSTSARDPNRRPEKQTAVAGRLIAGALGIRAPKRTEEQRAYDRAVKEQEIRRRNREREEAAKAKEEEEKAKAAIWGA
- the sumO gene encoding SUMO family protein SMT3 (transcript_id=CADANIAT00001434); the protein is MSDPSAPTPEAPAPVEHLNIKVTDNNNEVFFKIKRTTTLKKLMDAFCDRQGKQPSTVRFLFDGTRVRPEDTPDTLDMADGDTLEVHQEQIGGGL